The following are from one region of the Polyangiaceae bacterium genome:
- the recN gene encoding DNA repair protein RecN produces the protein MLSFLHIQGLAVIDELQLELSSGLNVLTGETGAGKSIIVGALSLLRGGKGSARAVRAECERALIQAQFVVPEAALVMQVLEGLELPCGEGERREVVLERVVPRSGRGRALVQGQLRPQPQLAEVGERLIDICGQHQQHSLARLGRHLELLDEHALTGNRRFAKCLGAYQQRYAELRGIERELERLREVLAQDPALGDYLEHQLKELCEVDPQPGEWEGVRERLESLRCREEILEAARLVEAELEECDGAVLSRLGALERQLRATGSGERFEPVVAALINATASCEEALAHARATLRDDDEGEESLQRLEERQHQLAVLRRKHGPELYEARERLEQQVAEWQQGAERIAELESARERSLAQALEVALELHQLRVDVAERLARAVEAELESLCMPLARIEIAVEQLAPERIHAFGVDRVEIRVAANPGEAAGPLSEVASGGELSRILLALQSVSNARGGIATYVFDEVDAGVGGAVADAIGRRLLRAARSAEGGAAQVLCITHLPQVAAFADAQFRVEKVVRAGRTRTRVVRLNEEERVEELARMLGGAEVTDSARHHAQRLLDAALALKSGKRASTRGKSKAKKRRAA, from the coding sequence ATGCTGTCGTTCCTGCATATCCAAGGTTTGGCGGTGATTGACGAGCTCCAGCTGGAGCTGAGCTCCGGACTCAACGTGCTCACGGGTGAAACGGGCGCGGGCAAGTCGATCATCGTGGGTGCGCTGTCCCTGCTGCGCGGTGGCAAAGGCAGCGCTCGTGCGGTGCGCGCCGAGTGCGAACGCGCGCTGATTCAGGCGCAGTTCGTGGTGCCCGAAGCTGCGCTCGTGATGCAGGTGCTCGAAGGCTTGGAGCTTCCGTGCGGCGAGGGTGAGCGGCGGGAGGTCGTGCTGGAGCGCGTGGTGCCCCGCAGTGGCCGCGGTCGCGCGCTGGTCCAGGGGCAGCTGCGGCCTCAGCCTCAGCTCGCTGAAGTTGGGGAGCGGCTGATCGACATCTGCGGCCAGCACCAGCAACACTCCCTGGCACGCCTGGGTCGGCACCTGGAGCTGCTGGACGAGCACGCGCTCACCGGCAACAGGCGCTTTGCCAAGTGCTTGGGCGCCTATCAGCAGCGCTACGCGGAGCTGCGCGGCATCGAGCGCGAGCTGGAACGCTTGCGCGAAGTGCTCGCTCAGGATCCGGCCCTGGGCGACTACCTGGAGCACCAGCTCAAGGAACTGTGCGAAGTGGATCCTCAGCCCGGGGAGTGGGAGGGGGTGAGGGAGCGCCTCGAATCATTGCGGTGCCGTGAGGAAATACTGGAGGCCGCGCGCCTGGTAGAAGCCGAACTCGAGGAGTGCGACGGCGCGGTGCTCTCGCGCTTGGGCGCCCTCGAGCGCCAGCTCCGAGCGACTGGCTCCGGGGAGCGCTTCGAGCCCGTGGTGGCGGCTCTGATCAACGCCACTGCCAGCTGCGAGGAGGCTCTGGCGCATGCGCGCGCCACATTGCGCGACGATGACGAAGGGGAAGAGTCGCTGCAACGCCTGGAAGAGCGTCAGCACCAGCTCGCGGTGCTACGGCGCAAACATGGTCCGGAGCTCTACGAGGCGCGGGAGCGTCTAGAGCAGCAAGTCGCAGAATGGCAGCAGGGAGCGGAGCGCATCGCGGAGCTCGAGTCGGCGCGGGAACGCAGCTTGGCGCAGGCCCTGGAAGTCGCTCTCGAGCTCCATCAGCTGCGCGTCGATGTGGCGGAGCGGCTGGCGCGGGCCGTCGAGGCGGAGCTCGAGTCACTCTGCATGCCCCTCGCGCGCATCGAAATCGCGGTGGAGCAGCTAGCGCCTGAGCGCATCCATGCCTTCGGTGTGGACCGTGTCGAGATCCGCGTCGCCGCGAATCCGGGTGAAGCCGCTGGTCCACTCAGCGAGGTTGCGAGCGGCGGCGAACTGTCGCGCATCCTGCTCGCTCTGCAGTCGGTGAGCAACGCGCGGGGCGGCATAGCCACCTACGTCTTCGATGAGGTGGACGCCGGTGTGGGGGGCGCAGTGGCGGACGCGATCGGTCGCCGCTTGTTGCGCGCCGCGCGTAGCGCAGAAGGCGGAGCCGCTCAGGTGTTGTGCATCACGCACCTGCCTCAGGTCGCAGCTTTCGCTGACGCGCAGTTCCGCGTGGAAAAAGTTGTGCGGGCCGGGCGCACTCGGACACGTGTCGTGCGCCTGAACGAAGAAGAGCGGGTGGAAGAGCTCGCGCGCATGTTGGGCGGGGCGGAAGTGACCGACAGCGCGCGCCACCACGCGCAGCGTCTGCTCGACGCTGCGCTCGCGCTGAAGAGCGGCAAGCGCGCTTCAACTCGTGGCAAATCCAAGGCGAAAAAGCGCCGCGCGGCCTGA
- a CDS encoding alpha/beta fold hydrolase has translation MNASVENVQFTATSPRLAYQLRGKDAPGAPVLLIMGFGMPGSMWEPQLDGLSEHHPVACYDHPGIGRSDSTGRRSSMGKLAGDALRVLDALGWRRAHVVGVSMGGMVAQHLTLASPERVRSLSLIATHAGGPLGLVPTLEGLRLFAKANLLPVEKRPAALIELLYPPEFRASVRLEVLSERMNRGLKSRANPKTLRAQLLAILRHDTRRTLQGIRTPSLVIKPARDILVRPSHSDLLAARIPRAKKLTLPDAGHGAVFQCAERVNSALLEHFAAADVDT, from the coding sequence ATGAACGCCTCCGTCGAGAACGTGCAGTTCACGGCGACCTCGCCTCGCCTCGCGTATCAGCTGCGTGGGAAGGATGCGCCGGGCGCGCCGGTGCTTCTGATCATGGGCTTCGGCATGCCTGGGAGCATGTGGGAGCCTCAGCTCGATGGCTTGAGCGAGCACCACCCGGTGGCTTGCTACGATCATCCCGGCATTGGCCGCAGCGACTCGACAGGGCGACGCTCGTCGATGGGCAAGCTCGCTGGCGATGCGCTGCGCGTGCTGGATGCTTTGGGTTGGCGGCGCGCTCATGTGGTGGGTGTGTCCATGGGAGGCATGGTCGCGCAGCACCTCACGCTAGCTTCGCCTGAGCGAGTTCGCAGCCTGAGCTTAATCGCGACCCACGCGGGTGGACCGCTCGGCCTCGTGCCAACGCTGGAGGGCTTGCGGCTCTTCGCCAAGGCTAATTTGCTGCCGGTTGAGAAGCGCCCGGCGGCGCTGATCGAGCTTTTGTATCCGCCCGAGTTTCGCGCCAGCGTGCGCTTGGAGGTGCTCTCGGAGCGCATGAACCGCGGTCTGAAGAGCCGCGCCAACCCAAAGACGCTGCGCGCCCAGTTGCTTGCCATCTTGAGGCACGACACCCGGCGTACGCTTCAAGGGATCCGCACGCCGAGCCTCGTGATCAAGCCCGCGCGGGACATCCTGGTGCGCCCAAGTCACAGTGATTTGCTCGCAGCGCGTATCCCCAGGGCAAAGAAATTGACGCTGCCAGACGCTGGGCACGGCGCTGTGTTCCAGTGCGCAGAGCGTGTGAACAGCGCGCTACTGGAGCACTTTGCGGCGGCCGACGTCGACACATGA
- a CDS encoding right-handed parallel beta-helix repeat-containing protein produces MARRLWVGAATFGCVLSFGSAAFAADFYVDPANGSPSGDGSQGNPWRTLQEVVEADLIASQNWDNLPYDSSGSQLEPKNASAPIKAGDTIWLLSGYHGAVDITGYYNASNITIAAAPGQSPELSSLLIRAAKNWVVRGLLLSPDYAPTYERTTMIDLDSHGYSGPVSDIIVEDCQLQSVADASSWTANDWDTKAVNGINADGTNITLRGNQLKNVNFGLSVGASNSLVEHNVVDSFSGDGMRGLGDYTTFQYNLVKNCYDVNDNHDDGFQSWSNGPGGVGTGEVTGIVLRGNVIINYEDPNQPLRGPLQGIGCFDGTFVDWVVENNVIITDHWHGISLYGARNSRIVNNTVLDPNTSNPGPPWIKIENHKNGTAPVNCLVANNLTTDLANASGVTEDHNVIIDDPLKFFVDPAAYDVHLLDNSPAIDQGTTDNAPTHDIEGIPRPQGNGIDVGAYEWHDPSVMPDPDAGVSGGSGGMASGGSAGNSQGGSATAGSSQGGSSTAGSGQGGSGQGGSGQGGSAAGTSGGAASNAADGSNDDSGCGCRTAGSAPSSNWLLLGLGLAAGLLSRRRRRAVTDKI; encoded by the coding sequence ATGGCACGGCGACTCTGGGTGGGCGCGGCGACTTTCGGCTGCGTCCTGAGTTTTGGCAGCGCTGCTTTCGCAGCCGATTTCTACGTGGACCCTGCCAACGGCAGTCCAAGCGGAGACGGCTCCCAAGGCAACCCGTGGCGAACCCTGCAGGAGGTCGTCGAAGCCGATCTGATCGCCAGCCAAAACTGGGACAACCTGCCGTACGACTCGAGCGGCTCGCAACTCGAACCGAAGAACGCCAGCGCGCCGATCAAGGCGGGCGACACCATCTGGCTCTTGAGCGGCTACCACGGCGCCGTGGACATCACCGGCTACTACAACGCCAGCAACATCACCATCGCCGCGGCCCCGGGGCAGTCACCGGAGCTCTCTTCGCTGCTCATCCGCGCGGCAAAAAACTGGGTCGTGCGCGGCCTGTTGCTCAGCCCGGACTACGCGCCCACCTATGAACGCACGACGATGATCGACCTCGACAGTCACGGCTACAGCGGGCCGGTGTCGGACATCATCGTTGAGGACTGCCAGCTGCAGTCCGTTGCCGATGCCTCGAGCTGGACGGCGAACGACTGGGACACCAAGGCGGTGAACGGGATCAACGCGGACGGTACGAACATCACATTGCGCGGCAACCAGCTGAAGAACGTGAACTTCGGCCTCAGCGTGGGCGCGAGCAACTCCTTGGTGGAGCACAACGTGGTGGATTCGTTCTCCGGCGACGGCATGCGCGGCCTCGGCGACTACACCACCTTCCAGTACAACCTGGTGAAGAACTGCTACGACGTGAACGACAACCACGACGACGGTTTCCAGTCGTGGTCCAACGGGCCTGGCGGCGTCGGCACGGGAGAGGTCACCGGTATCGTTCTGCGCGGAAACGTGATCATCAACTATGAAGATCCCAATCAGCCGCTCAGAGGACCGCTGCAGGGCATTGGCTGCTTTGACGGGACCTTCGTCGACTGGGTGGTGGAGAACAACGTCATCATCACCGACCACTGGCACGGCATCAGCCTGTACGGAGCGCGCAACTCGCGCATCGTGAACAACACGGTGCTCGACCCCAACACCAGCAACCCCGGGCCTCCCTGGATCAAGATCGAGAACCACAAGAACGGAACGGCTCCGGTCAATTGCCTGGTCGCGAACAACCTCACGACGGATCTCGCGAACGCGAGCGGCGTCACCGAAGACCACAACGTGATCATCGACGACCCGCTGAAGTTCTTCGTTGACCCCGCCGCCTACGACGTGCACCTGCTGGACAACTCACCAGCCATCGACCAAGGAACGACGGACAACGCGCCGACCCATGACATCGAAGGCATCCCGCGCCCTCAAGGCAATGGCATCGACGTGGGAGCCTACGAGTGGCACGACCCAAGCGTGATGCCAGACCCCGACGCCGGCGTGAGCGGCGGATCCGGCGGTATGGCGAGCGGAGGATCCGCGGGGAATAGCCAGGGCGGCAGCGCGACCGCCGGCAGTAGCCAAGGCGGCAGCTCAACCGCAGGCAGCGGACAGGGTGGCAGTGGGCAGGGTGGCAGCGGCCAGGGTGGCAGCGCAGCGGGCACCTCGGGTGGCGCCGCCAGCAACGCCGCCGACGGCAGCAACGACGACTCGGGCTGTGGTTGTCGCACCGCCGGTTCAGCCCCGAGCAGCAACTGGCTGCTGCTCGGCTTGGGGCTCGCTGCGGGCCTCCTCAGCCGACGCAGACGGCGAGCTGTCACTGACAAGATTTGA
- a CDS encoding FG-GAP repeat protein yields MMRRLGQLGLLACAWGCGESGAASPPVDPGLLDVAELPLLRVYGPPGSGERGTPIAGGKDIDGDGHADFVVASFLGTPPARDGVGRTSAGIAAIVFGNGELTGEVDASVPGRRVLHVYGTNLAETAGNEIWLDDVTGDGLADVLIGRQNFAPDLASGEFPGAVSVLAGGAELRTLSGGVLELGAPGIATVTTLLGDADGDRLGVWFRSGDIDADGTADLVLGADQVSRGTDTHQGAAYALRGGAWLGSGGTLRLADAPAGNFAELSVESIPAEAHLGATCQLADLDTDGHADAIVAATIDRAGAGVPPDGAHSKLTHPSGGVEHGAVWFFPGQAIASAWQAGTRTTLASGSLRGDDKGVRFGEEIVGLGDINGDAQADLFLGDIVGGGAGSILRPRAGTAHVVFSAAELLSGDHQLEQLRSAGRLFEVVGAQGGDITGDTAVAGDFDGDGVADVAIASPHASRSGRNFAGMVHVIFGGQRFPALLDLAAPNAPELRWEQLLGAHGNDGLGQGDILGYSAASADLDGDGITDLMLNEMTGDGPAGVDTGNLVVISGRALRSEP; encoded by the coding sequence ATGATGCGCCGCTTGGGTCAGCTTGGGCTGCTCGCGTGCGCCTGGGGCTGCGGCGAGAGCGGTGCCGCATCTCCCCCCGTCGACCCCGGCTTGCTCGATGTCGCTGAGCTGCCGCTCTTGAGGGTCTACGGGCCGCCGGGCAGTGGCGAGCGGGGCACACCTATCGCTGGCGGAAAGGACATCGATGGCGACGGCCATGCCGACTTCGTGGTGGCGTCGTTCTTGGGCACACCCCCGGCCAGGGACGGAGTGGGCCGCACCTCGGCTGGCATCGCCGCGATCGTCTTCGGAAACGGGGAGCTGACTGGAGAGGTGGACGCATCCGTCCCCGGTAGGCGCGTGCTGCATGTCTACGGTACTAACCTCGCGGAAACGGCAGGCAACGAGATCTGGCTGGACGACGTCACCGGTGATGGGCTCGCCGATGTGCTGATCGGACGTCAGAACTTCGCGCCAGATCTGGCGAGCGGCGAGTTCCCGGGCGCCGTGAGCGTGCTTGCGGGGGGCGCGGAGCTCCGCACGTTGAGCGGCGGAGTGCTCGAGCTGGGAGCGCCAGGCATCGCCACCGTCACGACCTTGCTCGGGGACGCCGATGGAGACCGGCTCGGGGTGTGGTTTCGCAGTGGAGACATCGACGCCGACGGGACCGCGGATCTGGTGCTCGGGGCGGATCAGGTCTCCCGGGGGACTGACACCCACCAAGGGGCGGCGTACGCGCTGCGGGGCGGCGCCTGGCTCGGCAGCGGAGGAACGCTGCGCCTTGCAGACGCGCCCGCCGGGAACTTCGCCGAGCTGAGCGTCGAAAGTATCCCTGCGGAAGCACATCTTGGGGCGACCTGCCAGCTCGCGGACCTCGACACCGACGGTCACGCCGATGCCATCGTCGCGGCGACCATCGACCGCGCCGGCGCTGGGGTCCCACCCGACGGCGCCCACAGCAAGCTCACACACCCGAGCGGCGGCGTAGAGCATGGTGCCGTATGGTTCTTCCCGGGGCAGGCGATTGCAAGCGCTTGGCAAGCGGGTACTCGTACTACGCTGGCTAGCGGCTCACTGCGGGGGGATGACAAAGGCGTGCGCTTCGGTGAGGAGATTGTCGGCTTGGGCGATATCAACGGCGACGCCCAAGCGGACTTGTTCCTGGGCGACATCGTCGGTGGTGGTGCGGGATCCATCTTGCGTCCTCGAGCCGGTACGGCACACGTGGTCTTCTCTGCAGCTGAGCTCCTGAGCGGTGACCACCAACTCGAGCAGCTCCGCAGCGCGGGCCGATTGTTCGAGGTAGTCGGCGCGCAGGGAGGGGACATCACCGGGGACACCGCGGTCGCCGGCGACTTCGACGGAGACGGCGTGGCGGATGTTGCCATTGCGTCACCTCACGCGAGCCGCTCGGGGCGCAACTTCGCTGGCATGGTGCACGTGATCTTCGGAGGTCAGCGCTTCCCAGCGCTGCTCGATCTCGCCGCGCCAAACGCGCCGGAACTTCGCTGGGAGCAGCTCCTCGGAGCCCATGGCAACGATGGCCTGGGCCAGGGCGACATCTTGGGGTACAGCGCAGCGAGCGCCGACCTGGACGGCGACGGGATCACGGATTTGATGCTGAACGAGATGACGGGCGATGGACCCGCGGGAGTCGACACCGGCAACCTGGTGGTGATTTCCGGGCGCGCCCTGCG
- a CDS encoding LEA type 2 family protein, translating to MLSTSLLLGALVVCAAFVIVTGLPVSARRGTALLGVSLVLGASFASVGCSKPQPPTITPKKGTIQSIGPTGVTLRLEFDAYNPNGFDLNVQAVKAKATFDGSIKLSEVTSPTAISLPSKATSPLTADVTIPFNSLPALMNLAASKTEVPYVIEGTVTVGGKSLNVNLPFTMKGKVTQQQLVTAGMNSIQGLPGLKGLIPGQ from the coding sequence ATGCTTTCGACGAGCCTGTTGCTGGGTGCCCTGGTGGTATGCGCTGCGTTCGTAATAGTGACTGGTCTCCCCGTATCCGCGCGGCGAGGTACGGCGCTACTCGGTGTGTCCCTGGTGCTTGGCGCGAGCTTCGCTAGCGTCGGTTGCTCGAAGCCACAGCCTCCGACCATCACGCCGAAGAAGGGCACCATTCAGTCCATCGGGCCGACGGGTGTCACCCTGCGCCTGGAGTTCGACGCCTACAACCCGAACGGCTTCGACCTCAACGTGCAAGCGGTGAAAGCCAAGGCAACCTTCGACGGCAGCATCAAGCTCTCGGAGGTCACTTCGCCAACTGCCATCTCACTGCCTTCCAAGGCGACCAGCCCGCTCACCGCCGACGTGACCATCCCCTTCAACAGCCTGCCGGCCTTGATGAACCTCGCAGCCAGCAAGACCGAGGTGCCCTACGTGATTGAGGGCACGGTGACGGTCGGTGGCAAGAGCCTGAACGTGAACCTGCCGTTCACCATGAAGGGCAAGGTGACCCAGCAGCAACTCGTTACCGCGGGGATGAATAGCATTCAGGGTCTACCGGGCTTGAAAGGCTTGATTCCCGGGCAATGA